CGAGCTGCCCCAGCTCACCGAGCGCCTGGAGAAGCTGCCCGCGGGGCTGTTCGAAATCCTCGAGATCAAGGGGCTGGGGGTCAAGCGCGTAAGGACGCTGTGGGACAAGCTGAACATCACCAACCTGGGGGAGCTGGAGTACGCCTGCCACGAGAACCGGTTGCTCGAGCTGGAGGGATTCGGGGAGAAGATGCAGCACAAGGTGTTGGCCGGGATCGAACTGCTCAAGGAATACCGCGAACGCCGGCTCTATCCGGAGGCCGACGAGGCCGCCGCCGAGCTGCTGCCCGTCATCGAGGCCGCCGGGACGCGGCGCGTCGCCGTCACCGGCAGCCTGCGCCGTCACGCCGAGACCGTCGGCGACATCGACCTGCTGGCCGTCGTCGACGAGGGCGGTGCCGAGGCCGTCGAAACCGCCGTCAGCGAACTCGACGAGACCGACGAGGTGTTCACCGCTGACGCCGAGCACCTGGAGTTCGAGTACCGGGGCATCGACGTCGAGCTGCGCTGGACCACGCCGCAGCGCTGGGGCGTCGCGCTGGCGCTGACCACGGGCAACGCCGGACACCGCGAGGGCCTGTACCGCCTCGCCGCCGAGCGCGGCCTCGACCTCGACGAACTGAGCGACGTCGACGAAGAGGTGCTCTACGCCGCCCTGGAGCTGCAGTGGATTCCCCCGGAGCTGCGCGAGAACACCGGCGAGCTCGAGGCGGCCGCAAGCGGTGAACTGCCAGAGCTGATCACAACGGACGACATCGCCGGCGTACTCCACGTCCACACCACGGCCTCCGACGGCGCCCAGACCCTCGAAGAGCTCCGCCTGACCGGCGAGGAGCTCGGCTACGCTTACATCGGCGTCAGTGACCACTCCCAAGCCGCTTTCTACGCCGACGGCCTCAGCGCCGAGGCCGTTCTCGAACAGCTGGAAAGCATCCGGCGCTTGAACGACCAGGACTCCAGTTGCCGCCTGCTGGCCGGGATCGAATCCGACATCCGCGCCGACGGCGCCCTCGACTACCCCGACGAGGTCCTGGCCAAACTGGATTTCGTCATCGCCAGCGTGCACTCCAACCTGTCGATGGATAAGCA
This genomic stretch from Candidatus Coatesbacteria bacterium harbors:
- a CDS encoding histidinol-phosphatase, whose amino-acid sequence is MDNREIAKTIDQLGTASELLGENPFKARAYHRAARTLKSLEEPVAELVEQDRLGELEGFGSAIVAKVENLLETGELPQLTERLEKLPAGLFEILEIKGLGVKRVRTLWDKLNITNLGELEYACHENRLLELEGFGEKMQHKVLAGIELLKEYRERRLYPEADEAAAELLPVIEAAGTRRVAVTGSLRRHAETVGDIDLLAVVDEGGAEAVETAVSELDETDEVFTADAEHLEFEYRGIDVELRWTTPQRWGVALALTTGNAGHREGLYRLAAERGLDLDELSDVDEEVLYAALELQWIPPELRENTGELEAAASGELPELITTDDIAGVLHVHTTASDGAQTLEELRLTGEELGYAYIGVSDHSQAAFYADGLSAEAVLEQLESIRRLNDQDSSCRLLAGIESDIRADGALDYPDEVLAKLDFVIASVHSNLSMDKQTATERILAALDNPYCDILGHPTGRLLLAREGYELEWDRVFERLLERRVALELNASPMRFDADWRILRRARELGIPICINPDAHNRGMFDYLPQGVGIARKGWLRPGDVLNTRPADELLEWVRSRRP